Genomic DNA from Brassica rapa cultivar Chiifu-401-42 chromosome A04, CAAS_Brap_v3.01, whole genome shotgun sequence:
GTTTCTTCCTAATGAGTGTATTCTGTAATATATCCATAAAGCTATCATGCGTGAACTTTCTTAAGTGATATTTAATTGTAATTATTAAAACATTGTTCCAACTGCAAGACGATGATCTCCATATCATATTCTCATTAGATCTTTCAAACCTGGGTGATATAGTTTTCAGTCCCTCATTCATTTGGTAATAACCTTCAGCATTACCTTTATCATTGCATGTGTGGTCATCATTGTTTGGTTCAGGGGTTTGAGGATAATCACCATCGTCAGTTGAAGTTAAGGACACATTCCTTTGTCTCATATGAAAGCATACCACATAGAGTGATCGCTCATATCAAAGATAAACTATAGTGTTTTTATCTTCTTAGAATTGAAAGTTTCATTGTAAGTGTAGGGGATGATTGATGTTCAAGTTGATCTTAACCTTCACGAAATAAAACCTTGTTGAAATATCATCAAAATCCATGTCAACAACGATATCACCTAGATATAGgtaatcataaaaatatttaagtacTGAAATGGGATACCACACATTTGTATTCAGAAGGGAATGGTCTCAAACTCTCATCCAACAAATTTAATGACCACTTTTGTAATACCTTTAACAGCTTGACAAAAGACCAACATCTGTGTAGGGTATCATAACCTCCTTATTTGAAATACCAATTGGAATTTATTCAGACGATTAATTCTATTAACTGTGTTTCCCTATCCCTGAAGACACGACATGTGGGCAATTAAAATCCATAGATGTTGTTTTCTTAGATTCACTGACACACTGATGATCGAGGATCAGTTAATTCTCACTGCATGGACACATATTTCCGCATGAAGGGCAATTGGTTCATGTTCAATTTCTAAAGTTGAATCATGAATCATTTTTCGGAGATTTCCACTCACTGTTGGATATTTTTGGTTATTAACTAGAATATAGACTAAAGAAGAAATGAATTTTTAGGTTTGTGTTTCTATGTTTGGTTTTTGTGTCTGGATCTCTTTTATGAAGATTTGTAAACTGAGTTAATTTCAAAGATGTGGGTTCACTCGATGGACAAACAAACTAGACAATAATcacaaagaaaaattaatagaaACCATCAGAATTTTATTATCCCGCCGAAAAAATGACAGTTCCGATGACAGTTTATGTATCCGCTAGAATCAGACTCTAGATTCTCTTAAGAGagacataaataataaaaagattaccttcatttattatcaaaaataacagtttttgtGTTAAACAACACGCTCTGATACCATTTATTGTGCAACAAGTTATGATACCATTTGTTACAATAGTTCTTTAATTTTATCattcaaataaattattaaaatgaaatcaTGAGAAAGAATATGCAATGAAATCATAAGAAGGAATATGCAAGATACCCGGTTGATTTCCATGGGATTGAAATTCTAACAAGTTAAGAAGGACGATTTTGATTTTGTCTCTCAACCTTTTTCCCTCGGTTGTTTGTGTTTCACATGAAAAACGAGATAAAAACAGAAACATAAAGATTTCTAAATTTGGTTCAACTCACTGATGTGATAGTGTTTATATCCGGAACTAAATCAATCAATTCACCAAGAAAGAAGAATGCATCTTAATTATAAAGCTCACTGTACAACAACaatggaaagagagagagagaagctcaCAATGAATCAATTCAGGAGAgttgataaaagaaaaataagctagagtttttaatatttatactcAAAGTCTTATGTATTCACAGAGCCTCTAGCAGTATGAGAGTTTGTCTCTTTATCTTTCTCTTTAGTACAATGTTCAAAGCACCCTAAACTAATTTCTTCAATTACCAATTAGCTCAAACCGATACAAATTTCTTGTATCTATTTTGGTTAATTTCTTAAATATGATGTCATCTTCGTATATTGAGTTCAATTCTCATAAACAAATCTGATTTCAAAATCGACATAAGCGATATAATCTATTGATTAATAAAGTTTGTTGCATTCTTACAATATTGTCAACTTGCCATTATCATTACAAATCTTAAAATTTATGATTATTATCTCACGTAGCGTTAGATTTGAATTACTTTCCAggatttttttctgtttaatttccatttaaaaatatttaaccttttAACCTtccaaaacaattttaaaaccgcgtaaaaaaaataaaaatatctcttTTCCGTTCGGTTTATTACATTTCTGGCCTCTACTTGAACACTTTCTCTTCTACTTTCCTCGATCAGATTCTCTCCTCTCTTCGATATGCAGCAGCAAGACCCGAACGCCCGACCCGCCACCGGGTATCCATACCCGTATCCGCCTCAACAACCCGCCAACGGTTACCCTCCCAACGCCGCAACCGCCTACCCATACCAAAACCACAACCCCCACTACGCGCCTCAGCCTAGCCCACGCGCCGTCCTACTCCGCCGCCTCTTCACCGCCTTCACCGTCTTCCTCCTCATCCTAGGCCtcatcctcttcatcttcttcatcgtcGTCCGCCCCCAGCTCCCGACCGTCTACCTCAACTCCCTCTCCGTCTCCAACTTCACCGTCTCCGACAACCGCCTCGCCGGAAACTGGGACCTCCGCCTCCAGTTCCAAAACCCTAATTCGAAGATGTCGCTTCACTACGACGGCGTCTTGTGCACGCTCTATTACGACCGCGCGTCTCTCTCCGAGACGCGTCTGCAGCCGTTCGATCTGGGGACGAAGGATCAGACTCCGATCAACGCCACGCTCTCCGTCTCCGGGACGTACGTCGATGGCCGGTTGGTTGATTCGATTGGGAAAGAGAGGGGCGAGAAAGGAAGCGTGGAGTTCGATTTGAGGGTGGTTTCTTTGGTTACGTTCCGGTACGGAGTGTACCGGAGGAGGAGGTACGTCACGGTTTTCTGCGATGACGTGGCGGTTGGTGTCGGGGGGAATAGTAGTTCGGGGAACATGGTTGGTTCGGCTAGGAGATGCAAACCTTAATGATGATAGAATGTGAGTTTCTTACATTAggacttttaataattttaacctATTACTTGCGATGTTGATGATGAAATTTATTCATGTTTTATAATATGAATTTGAATGTAAATCGAGTCGACAATGGTATTTTTTTCAATGTTTATGATGAATTATACATGTTTTGGAAGACCATTTTCAGCTAATGTGTTGTTGAATGATGATATGATGATTCTCTGTTTCATTCTTTAAGATGGGCAACTTCATTAGTTGTGTTAATAAGTTTATTTTTGGTGATTCTATATCTTACTTTACACTGCAATATTGTGTGGCATGATTGAAGATAATTGAAACGTGAATTGTCTTTGGGATTACTTTTGGTACTATCAAGTGCCTTATTCAAGATTTGTAAAgtgtataattgtattttaattttatagaaaatttccAGAATCCTAAATTTTTCCATTTCTCCAATTGTGTACACTTTACAAATCTTGAATTTAGAAGGTTTCCAAAATCCATCATGCTCAACTCTCTAAGCTTTCCCTATATAAACCTGCGTCTCATAGTTATTACTTCAAAAACTACTACTCAAAGTTCCATAAGAATTGAGAAGTTAGCTGACTTTAGCATCTAAACAATGAAGAAGGAAGAACCGACGACGAAGAAGACAGAAGCCAAAGAAGCAGGGGCAACAATAACCGTAAAGTATGAAGACATCCAAAAGAAGAGAAAACGAAGAGTAGCAATCTACGTTACTGTCGCTGTGTTTGTACTAGTCGTTCTTGTATCGCTCATCTTCATCTTGACCAAAGTGCGTGTCCCACGGTTCATGCTTGACGATGTCTCCCTTGATCCCATCTCAAGATCAAAAGTACTGGTAAGTGTTTTTAATCAAGAAGTAAAACCTAATAATTAATCTGAGTTAGTTTTGTTGGTTGAGTTCGGTTTGTCAcatcaaaatttaaattctCGTTATACCAAAACAGGTGAAACTCTCATCGACCAACCCAAGCTCCTCGAGGCTTTACTACAGCGAGATGAGCCTACACGTGCGGATAGAAGAATTTTTCGAGACAGAGAGGGTTTACTTGCAGAGCACGCTACAAGAGCCACATGAACGTACGACGTGGACAGGTGTCGTAGCAAGAAATAATGTAAACGACAAGCCTGGCGGTACTTTTCAGATGAGTGAAGGTGAGGAAAACGGCGATGTTATTGTAGAGGTAAAGATCCAAAAGAAGAGTTCGATGTTTCACCCGAAGAGGACATTGCGCGTTACGTGTCCGGTTTTGCTCAGCTTGAAAGACTTGACCGCAGGAGTTTCCAGACCTATGCGTACTTGTCAAGTCAGTTAGCTCCTTGTCTTCATATGTCGAAGGTTCTTTTACCGTTTTAGTTTTTAGTACTACAAAAGTTTATAAAGATGAATTTTGTAGCATAATAATTCGAGGAAACAGTTATTAGaagctatatttttttataatgtattTGTGTTTGGAATCCTACATTGACATTGGAAGTACACTAGACCTGAGCTTTCAGTTCAAAAGagtcttttatatattaagGTTGGTCCTTCCAATTCACAACTTGACAGTTGCTCTCCTTACTTGAGTTGCATTATGAGTACGATGAAAGAAACCGAACTTAGTCTTTATATAAGCCGGCCCTGCTCACATGTTGCGTCCTCTGCTTCTTGGCGGCTCCACACTTTTGCGTAAAACTTAATCCAATATCTCAAGGTTCACATAGCACTTCTTGGCTCTGCCTTTCTAACTTCAACATTGTTTCTAAATGTTTAAGTAAGAATCACGTAAGTCCTTTTATAATCTAACAGAAGAGTAAAACAAATGAAATGGGCTAAGAACGAgttattaaataagaaaatgaCTTCTAGACCTTCCCCATCACATACAACAAGCTTATAAGAGGAAAACATCTTTTTGGAACTCTGAGGGTTGTAACAGAGCTCTCTCTTATGTTCTTCATGACTAGGATCATTGAACTTCTTAATCATCATCTTTCCACTGCTTTTGTGTTACACTCACTTTTTTTGCCTTATGGATGTATGTCTACACGTTACAGAATTGGTTCATTACAGTCGATCAATGAATGGTTTGGTTTATGCTAAAGTATACCTTTTGTAACTCTTCTCTGCTAGTGTTATTTTAAGAGCTACAATCAGAGACAGATCTCTAAGTAAGATTATCTTTAACACTTTGGTGAAAAAGTACTTAACAAGCATTATACTGAAAATGTGTTCAAACAGAAAGTGATCAAATATTACAGAAGAAAAAGTTGACCAAAAGAAACCGTTGGCACAACTATTCTTCAACCTTTGCCTTCTTCCTAGCCAAAAACCGTTCTCTAGCAGCAGCAATCGCATCCTCGCTTTTCTTGTGCTGTGTAGTAGTAGTTGCCTTGGGAGCCTCTTTCGCTTCCTCTTTACTTGATGAgtctttctcctcttctgtGACAACATCTGAACCAATCTTCTTCTCAGACgcatctttctcttcttcttcttcttgaggtTCCATACTTCTCTTACGGCTTGATCCAACATCTTGAGATTCAGGCAACAACAACACTTCCTTCTCCGGCGACTctgctttcttctcttcttttctcaTCTCCTCCTCCATCTTCTCAGCCTTTCTCTGTTCCTCTTTCTCTTCGATACCTCGAGCTCCAAGCGCCACGTTATTCACCATGTTAAAGTAGAAGTCACTCAAGTCCTTCTTCTTCGTAACCTAACCAAAGATCAAACACAAAGGAATAAACACCTAACAAGCATTAGTTTTAAGATAAAAAGGATCATACAAACAAAACAACACTTACATCATCTCTTTCCTCACGAAGCTCACGGAGTCTTTCTTCAGCAAGCCACTTCTTCTGCTCCTCAAGCTTCCTCTTATACGCGCCGGTTATAAACTTCTCCTTACCGGAGAAAAGATCATCGTCTTTCTCCCTCTCCTTAGCAAGCTTCCTCTCGTAAACAATCTCATGCTCCTTCTGTCTCTGCTCCGCCTTCTTCATCAAATGCTGCACATATCTTGGCTGCAATCACAACAACAAActccacattaaaaaaaaaacaaagtttattTTCGCATTATTAGTGTTATTAACCTTGCGGTCTTGGCGATCTTGCAATTTAGGAACGATGGCCTTTTGTTTGATGTCGTCGATAACTTCATCGTATGCGAAAGCGGAAGGATCCTCTTCCAAGGCTTTCTTAAGCTGCTCCTCCGTCTAATAATCAACACAACAGATTCAATAAAActgaattgaaaaaataaagagagagagagtgagggATGGGGGGAAAGGAATATACGTACTTCTTTGTGAGATTTGGTCTTTGAAGCTTGCCGAGAGATCTCCTTCTCAACGTCAACGTCTTCGTCTTCATCGAAAATCGAAGGACGAGGAGGACGAACTGTTGGCTGCTTCTTCTGAGACGGAGCCCTGATTTGTAATCCGTACTTCTTCATCTTCGAGCAGGTTCTGATTAGGGTTCCGATTCACGGTTGTGAATGATTGATTTCCAGAAATAAGGGAGatgatataagaaaaaaaaaaaggaaaagttgAAGCCGTCGTGGAACTAATGGGGCCGCTAAAGTAAAATAACGGCCCAGTGGATATAGAGGATGAGAATTGGATTTCCGTATCAGCCATGGCTGACGCTGACTAACGTTTTCATCACATAAAGATGATGTAACGTGTACCCATTCTAAACTATTCAAAATCACAGATGTATTGCGCGATTAGTTACGGATTGATggataaaaaaccaaaaaaacttgttttaaaaaacttcattctttattttttaaaaaagatttataaTCAAACAGTATCACATTATAATCTTCTTTAACATtgatttcatataatattttttaaatatatatagtgttTTAATATGGTCGATTTATTATTACACACCATATGCCAATTAACAAGTCATAATAATTACACCAGAGCATTCATTTCTAATCATTGTGCTATCTGTACAAATCGTTTCTGTCACTGTTGCATTTAGATCAGTCGTCCAAAATACAATTGATTCAactcaataataataatgaaaatgGTTATATAGTAACTGGATATGTTATTTAGGTTGACAATCCGTATATATACGTGCGgacaaaaatatagttttaaaaattatacatgTTAACTATTGTAAGTTTTGTTTTACgataatatcatatatataaatataaagattTTCAATTCTAAATATCAAATTAGAATTGTTGTACGAAGCATAAACCGACTGGTATGCCATCATTAAATTAGCCAAAGACATAATATATCAACAAAACACTTTTCACATAAAATAAACAACCAGGTAACT
This window encodes:
- the LOC103864770 gene encoding NDR1/HIN1-like protein 3, which gives rise to MQQQDPNARPATGYPYPYPPQQPANGYPPNAATAYPYQNHNPHYAPQPSPRAVLLRRLFTAFTVFLLILGLILFIFFIVVRPQLPTVYLNSLSVSNFTVSDNRLAGNWDLRLQFQNPNSKMSLHYDGVLCTLYYDRASLSETRLQPFDLGTKDQTPINATLSVSGTYVDGRLVDSIGKERGEKGSVEFDLRVVSLVTFRYGVYRRRRYVTVFCDDVAVGVGGNSSSGNMVGSARRCKP
- the LOC103864771 gene encoding uncharacterized protein LOC103864771 → MKKEEPTTKKTEAKEAGATITVKYEDIQKKRKRRVAIYVTVAVFVLVVLVSLIFILTKVRVPRFMLDDVSLDPISRSKVLVKLSSTNPSSSRLYYSEMSLHVRIEEFFETERVYLQSTLQEPHERTTWTGVVARNNVNDKPGGTFQMSEGEENGDVIVEVKIQKKSSMFHPKRTLRVTCPVLLSLKDLTAGVSRPMRTCQVS
- the LOC103864772 gene encoding nuclear speckle splicing regulatory protein 1, encoding MKKYGLQIRAPSQKKQPTVRPPRPSIFDEDEDVDVEKEISRQASKTKSHKETEEQLKKALEEDPSAFAYDEVIDDIKQKAIVPKLQDRQDRKPRYVQHLMKKAEQRQKEHEIVYERKLAKEREKDDDLFSGKEKFITGAYKRKLEEQKKWLAEERLRELREERDDVTKKKDLSDFYFNMVNNVALGARGIEEKEEQRKAEKMEEEMRKEEKKAESPEKEVLLLPESQDVGSSRKRSMEPQEEEEEKDASEKKIGSDVVTEEEKDSSSKEEAKEAPKATTTTQHKKSEDAIAAARERFLARKKAKVEE